The Lonchura striata isolate bLonStr1 chromosome 8, bLonStr1.mat, whole genome shotgun sequence genomic interval CTGCTTCTGAGTTACAACCAACCTGTCCACAGAAAACTATAAATGAATAAATGGTACAGAATCCAATAAAAATTTATcagcaggttaaaaaaaaaaaaaaaaaaaaaacaaaaacaacaaagagTCACATCTATCCATACATTATTTAGTTCGTAACATGTGCTTGGGTGGAGTAAATAggttaaattatattatttacttccaaaaaaagcaaagaaggcTATACTAGTGGCACACTGGACTGGTAAAGAATGATATCAGCACAAACTCTGTAATTAGTCCCAGTCCAACACTCTAGGGAAAAGGAACTGAAGGTAACACTAGCTCTTAACTTGACTGGAATATAATTCTGAgtaattaaacaaatatcatGTATGTAAAAAAGTCTGTGCACACCCATGTATTAAACCCTATACTAGTACTTGATTTTGGGACAAGAGACaatgtttgggtttgggggtgtttaTGCGTTTGTTATTTTGTCTATGTTAAAATTACACTTTACATTGATACTGAGCTGAGTTTAATGTTACAGATTAGATATAATCACAAAAATATTCTATCAAGAAACCAGTTCAATTGCAAAGGAACATATGCTACAATGCATTTACACCTAGGACTGGTGTCAAAGTTTGCcaataagcaaaaaaaatcattaaaattcaTACATAACTTTACacttgaaaaagcaaacagaaatctACACcccctaaaaaacccaaaaggttTTGGTGGAACTCCATCTACTCCACCTTCATCTTTTGTTGCACAATTGTGACACAACTGTTACAACAGAATTCATAGTCTTCTTTTGCTACTGCAGCTCTGTAGCAAAAAGTCTCTTTGTCTCAAATGTTAATTCTGCAATAAGCTaaacacagtattttaattACTACAAGCACACATCAGCTACTTTTTAAAGTTAGCTGTCGTCTTAACAGGACATTGTGACACAATGCTAAAACTGCAGGTGTAGgtagaaaaacaaggaaaaaggaaaaggcacaAAGCCCAACCAAGAAAATTTTACATCTCAGCATAGGAAAGATAATTAATGTGAAATCTATTCAATGTATGAAGTACATACCACAGCCAGAGAAACTCTGACAAAACTGTTCCAATAAGGCCATTTATGACAATGCACATCCATATCAGTTTGTTGGGAAACTCAAATGCTTCAAACCCAGTATAGTGAAGCAGGAAGAAccctggccacagcagcaacaGATTAAACAGTCCTACAAAACCTGGATAGAAAAACAGTATTAAATAAATCATAATAAATTTTCTTCAGCATAACTAAAATCTCAGCTAAAATCTGTTATTTTGACAATATGCATATAGAAAAGCAGTcatgaaacaatattttaaatctttcaAAGGAAACAAATGTAAGAAATTTAACCTGAAATTCACAAACTAAATTTGCATCAGATATTTACAGGTttgaaattgaaaagaaaataaaaactagaaATCTCATTAAGTCAGTGGGGCTGTCTGCATACCTACAGGAAGTTCCTCTCATTGTTAAGGCTCTAAACAAGAAACAATTCACACAACCAGTCTCTAAAGGACTCACAACCATGGGAGTAAGAGGCTTTCTCTTCCTTGGCTTTTCTGAGCCCCTTTACCACTCAGACATAGTTCAGTGCCTGAAAGCATATCATTTAATCACACAGTGAATTAAAACTTTCAACCGAGTTACTTTCGGTCTTACCAAAGAACATTGGTATGTCAAGTTtatcttctctatctactttcCTTTTTATCATTACTATGTAGACAGCGTACAGCATTGCTCCTACAAGAGACCAAATGGAacctggaaaaatggaaaaaatacttctttgaGATATGCCAAACATGTTATGACAGCAGGATCAACTCCCCTAAACTTCCACTGATTACAGAATCCATTACTAAATGGAAAAcatgggaaaagggagaaagctCCAAAACAGAAATACTTTCCCAATATACACATAGGATGGAAATTTATCTAAAATGGCAAGTTTTAGAAGTTTAAACTATAAAGCCAGATTGTGAAATGTTACATGAATAAGAGATACAGAGCTTGCTATATGACTACTTGGTACTGTCAGAAGATGGTACTGATCACTGCATATTCCAGAAATAAAACCCATAAGTAAATACCTATTGTATCTTTTCCAGCAGATTTTTCAGATCCAGAAAGGTTAACAAGTACCACACCACCAAtgctagcaaaaaaaaaaaaaaaaaaaaaagaagaaatgcaaaatgttgCTTGAACTCAGGAACTTCTTTGCAAAAACAgataagagaaaaacaaatacaCAATTCTATCTTTAGACATTTTTAGTTAACCAAAACCCACTTCTGCAAAGACAAAAGTTTTCAACTGCTAAGACATAATCCCAAATTAAAACCAACAAATGCTACTTTTAATTTCCTAGAACAATGCAGCAGGCATTTAATGAAAGAGGCTGAAAACACTGAGTGTCAAACTTTTTGACTattacacaaaaataaaacaaaccacaaatgaacaacaagaaaataaatgtatctATTTccaacagaaattaatttcctacAGGAGAATGAGATTTGGAAATGGTTCATGATACAAAGCATTTAAGAATCCTTAATTCAGTTGCTCAATTCGACTGGAAAAGTGATGGGTATCATTTATTGTCACAGATAACACAGGTCCAGCAGGTACAGTTGTTCTCTCACTGTACCAGGGAGTTTTGGAGCAAATGTTCCCTCTCATTATCTTACCTTAAAATAACAGCTAATAATTTGGACAGGGTAAACCGATCTCCACTGTTACTGGGAAAGACTGCAGCTAAGATTAATGTAAAAAGCCCTGCAAGAGAAATTCAGAGGAGTTTATACAATCAAGTTTTTCCAGTAGTTTGCTCAGAAAACTACACAGCTTCAAAGTTATTATACTGCAAATATATTCCTTTAATATAGAGACGTAGCTGCAGAAGTACACACACAAGAAGCAGGCAAAATATGAAAGTACTTGAAAAAACCTCTGCAAATGCAAAAGGAACTTTCTAAACACACATATTCAATGCCTTTAGGTCAAATCCGCAAGCAAAAATGTTACACAAATCCATTGTAACAAGATTTTTATGATACAAACAGTGTTGTAATGCACTTCAGGTAGTGTAAATAAAACTTACCAGAGGTTGATGACAAGATATTAACTATGGCCACTTGGGTATCTGACAGAGCTTCTTGGTATGAGAAATTTGCCAAGAAccactggggaaaaagaaaaataattttgttattaTATGGGTAGCAACAACAGAGCTTAAGTTTCTCACTGCAATAAAATCctacttaaaaaaaagcaactccagttatttaaaaataaaatcagaactAAATTTTTATCTTAAAGAGGCTTCCAACTTCTATTAAAGTGGAAACCATattaaaagacagcagcaaacTTAGAACTGGCTCAAACGAACCATATTCAAGTACACATTCAATAATGAAATAACATACTTCAGaacttgaaaataattaaaatgacATTATAATAGCTAGTCTGCAGTAACTAAAGGTACTTTTGACTTGTTTTGGAGAGCTTTAAGATAATAACTGCACAAGGGCTGCAAAGAAATTTCAGTAATATATGTGACATTAAGTCACCCTAATGAGGTTTTTCAGAGAACTTAAAACCAGCACATATCTCCACTGTTAAAAACGAGCATCTCTCATGCTCAATGCCCAAAAAATACTTCTTAATTcctccaaaaaggaaaaaaatggcacATGTTTTCTTACTTTTTGATTGAGATCTCACTAGTAAGATCTCAGATATATTCTAAGGGAAGTAACCACTCTCTACTCTTAGTAGAAATATTCATAAAGTCCAAGCAGAAATACATGCACATGCCAGTAAGTGTCCATGAACAGACTAAACAAGATTTGTTTCGGACATGAGGACACTACCACAGAAAAAATTACACCACTATTTTCTGGTACATGCATCAGTGGTATTATtgttgatgatgatgatgataacaATAATGCTTAAATAGCTCTACTTCCTGAGGAAAAGCCATGATGAGTCCTCACCACATAGAATCCATCTGGCAGTATCAGTGAAGGTGCTTCTAGAAAAGGTATCACTGATCTGCCCTCTACATTTTTCTGTCTCAAAAATCCTGCCACTGCAAtctctttctctccccagaACTGAGGTATGATGCAGCAACAGCATCCACCAGCAAATCCATAATTAAATCTTGCACAAGGAAAGTTTTACTTCTTATAGCACATTTATAAAATAAGGTTTAAAGAATACAAGTCATCTCAATACTTATTCACTATTATTATACAAGTTTTAAATGCATCTTATACTTAAGTTTTGTGGAAGAAGGGAGCACATACCacgaagcaaaagaaaaagctaaTTTTTGCTACTTGGCTTGCAGTGAGTTTTCCTACAGTTTTTAAGATGGATTCCTGCTCCTTCACTGTTGGATATGACATGCGGGACAGCTTTGCCTCCAAAGCATGGCTGGATGGGAGCTGCCGGATCTCCATGATGTTACTGAACCTCACACGAGGCTTCTTGGGTGCTTgagagaaggaaacaaaaggaaaaaaaaattaaaaaaagaaagatattcatattattattaaacattttaagCCAACACAATACGCAAATAAAACTATGATATCGTAACACACCATTGATTACAATACTACACAAATAACAGGTTCTTATACAATTAGAAGACATGCCATCATGATTTATTAAACTAATATTTTGCTATTCAGGAGGCCACTAATAAGACAAAGCACAATTAATTACTGTTTTCAATCTGTAAGTTGTCCACCCATGAAAACCTCACTGAAAAACACCACCCCTGCTCCCTGTCAAAAATATCAACAAAAGGTAGCAACACATTTTTAGACAGGATTATTCCATCTTGAAAAGCATTATATATATAAGATTGTCTTTAATTGTTTAATAGCCAGACAAGCAAAACCTGCACACAACTATACCGAACTGCAAGGACAATGATTAATTTAGAAGATTAAAGTCCAACAGACCTCAAAGCTTAGCAGAGACCATAAAGTCACTTGCCTTTTTGAAATCCACTCTCTAACTAATCTTGCAAACTAGGATCAGGTTTTATTTAGAAGGTTATTTTAGTATCATTAGCTTCCTCTGTAAAGAAAACATTACACTAAACACTACAGGCAAATATTAGCTTGAATCAACGTGAAACAATACTTTATTTCCTAAAAAAAGTAAAGGGAAGGCTGCAGCTGGAACAATTCTGAAGTGATTGGTGCATGTTGCCACAGGAAGCAGAGCCTACCAAAGTGGTCCCTGATGTGTGCCATGTAGAAATTAAGAGAGCTTCCCTTTGATAAGCAGGAACTCTCTGCTGAGGATTGGCTAACTGGATGTTTGGAAGACAATCTTCCCACAATTCTGGGACAGTTAGGCCTGTTCAGGTACTATCACATGATAGTGAGGCttaaataaaaccagaatgCACATAGACTGTTGAAATTCTTACTTTGACAGCTTTGCTCCTGCTCTAAAAATGACAATAGCTTGTTTTTCCAGAGGCTGACTCACTGCTGCTGGTCTTACAAGCCCAAAAGGAAAGAACCAGTTCAGAACTGAACCCAGTTGGTCCCTTGAGATAAACATAGGCTGCATCTGTAGTGACCAAGAAAGGTTAACTGAACGACAGGCCTATGTTTTCTCTGCCTGAAAGTAAATATATGAGATTGCAATTCATGCAATAAGAGAtttcagaaagaaggaaaaaaaaaaaaaaaaaaaaaaagatgaggggaggaaggggaagcACGTCCTGCAACATGACAGCACCTATACTAAACAAAGAGAAAAGTAACTCCTGCACCAAAGAACTAACATTACAGCATTCCAAAAGTCTTTACTCACTTTTCTCTGCATCACTACTATTACTGCCATTTTTTTCAGTTGGCAAGTCATGAAACTTTACAGGAACATATAAAGGTTCACTCTGCAATGAATCAGTATAAGTAAAAATACAGTTAAGCAggatatttaaattattaccAGTAGAATTTATttagtgaattaaaaaaataataaataaaagcttGGCAAATAGTAAGAGAACCAGACTTAAAGCATGTCTGCACACAGGGGATAGAGTTGTCAAAATTCATGTATATAATATACTGTATGTTACACATCTTGGTAAAACACAGTACTTAAAGAGAACTGTGCTCTTTTGTGTGTATCCTCATGCACACAAAATTTATGGCCAGAAAATTCCCACCTACtgatttaaaattacaaaataagtCATCAATATTACAGATATTTCATTAGCTATAGCTTCTGCCCACATTATAAACTAGAAACATGAAATACAAAATGTATGTAGAAAAATTCATATACTCATTTTCTTCCCATGACCCTAAAATCCCTTATTTTCTTCCCTAGACCTACACATCAAAAATCTTTGGGAAATATCTACAATGCAAAAGGCACTTAGAAGTAGTTCAAGCATTTAAAACTTTTGCTAACAAGTTTTAAGCTACTTGTTCAGATTAAATTAATAAACTGTAAAAGTGAAGTCATGAAAAAGAGCTGATAGTTGGATTTTCATTAGGCTTGTTTAGGACAAGAATTTTGGCACACAtttaaattaatgcaaaatTGCCCAATTTTGTAGAGTCGAGTCCCATGATCTTAATGAACTGAGAAGGCCaagattttattctgaaatacaGATAAAGTTGAAAATCTccaaaaatttaaatgaaaaatacatctgaaaaaaaatctcttcaagTAATTCTGTATAAAGTATCCATACAGTAATTTGCAATACTCAATTCCTTCCCCGACTCTATTAAACAAATGGTACTGAGTTGAATATGTAAAGGTTTTCTCTgcacaaaatatttctctgacAAACTACTAGAGAAAAATTCAGTTGAGTGCTTTATTGAGCTGAGAACCTATATTTCTTATAGTAAGCAATACCATTATTTGCACTACTTATTAGTAACATACAAGCAGGCA includes:
- the SLC35F5 gene encoding solute carrier family 35 member F5 translates to MVWVFIMNRMSSQSSSSAQRRRMALGIVILLLVDVIWVASSELTSYVFTRYNKPFFSTFAKTSMFVLYLFGFIVWKPWRQQCTRGFRGRHAAFFADAEGYFAACTTDSTVNSSLSEPLYVPVKFHDLPTEKNGSNSSDAEKTPKKPRVRFSNIMEIRQLPSSHALEAKLSRMSYPTVKEQESILKTVGKLTASQVAKISFFFCFVWFLANFSYQEALSDTQVAIVNILSSTSGLFTLILAAVFPSNSGDRFTLSKLLAVILSIGGVVLVNLSGSEKSAGKDTIGSIWSLVGAMLYAVYIVMIKRKVDREDKLDIPMFFGFVGLFNLLLLWPGFFLLHYTGFEAFEFPNKLIWMCIVINGLIGTVLSEFLWLWGCFLTSSLIGTLALSLTIPLSIIADMCMQKVQFSWLFFAGAVPVFFSFFIATLLCHYNNWDPVMVGIRRIFAFICRKHRIQRMPEESEQCESLIPMHSVSQDGDGCCS